The following are from one region of the Capsicum annuum cultivar UCD-10X-F1 chromosome 1, UCD10Xv1.1, whole genome shotgun sequence genome:
- the LOC124899218 gene encoding disease resistance protein At4g27190-like has translation MGRDLLKLKKVFIIGVWEAGGVGKTTLVTNLNNELLKTGVLSRKLSFGVVIWVTVTKPPIDIRQVQAQIASRLNMKIDSEGSDRSIASKICERLEEETSFLLIMDDVGEAINLDDVGVPQLSARSKVIITSRFLSVCCQMKTDVEMKVYTLDEDKSWQLFDKNVGDIVNQEQIYPLAKEIARECDGLPLAIIVIGSSMRGKTRVELWKDALKSLRMSEPHSKVVEDKDIELSSEQRSKRVNKKRGDIQSCFLYCSLYPAAIPIDDLIQCCWAEGILGEHDTYEEAYNRGITLIESLKDDCLLEDAKMKTGWREVVHYVKMHDVVRDVSRWIASTFGDEHTSVFQAGIGLTEVSSSIKRISFISNKTECLTDCFTKCPKTTSLLLQVCQLHAVILQNCYWLKELPPIGNLHSLQVLDCDDTMLSCLPHGMDNLTNLRLLNMPVSNMKSISKGFFLKFPSIEMLNMWRSCLRAISFDEISSLHNLIYLFIRVDSSSFFNRDYTWMTRLKRFHIRVGEYSLYAPYNKSKRVISVYECDIFSNGELSVMLQFASDLYLEKCRVEGGSGQFDPLPNLEYIELRFVENLKSVSDFGQYWGLRFSKLRQLVIYRCESLTCLFKDGGACSVPKHMEEITRVRKLKLFLLPELGTLGEPQSMWEHLEELNVSYCDRLRKLPLSIQTSNNIKVIKEYHIGGANWNGMMITSSQI, from the exons GTATTCATCATAGGTGTGTGGGAAGCAGGAGGAGTTGGGAAAACAACATTGGTGACTAATCTAAACAATGAGCTCCTAAAGACCGGTGTGTTAAGTCGTAAACTGTCATTTGGTGTTGTGATATGGGTCACCGTGACCAAACCGCCAATAGACATAAGACAGGTTCAAGCACAAATTGCCAGCAGATTAAACATGAAGATAGATAGCGAGGGAAGTGATCGAAGCATTGCCAGCAAAATCTGTGAAAGGCTCGAGGAAGAAACGAGTTTTCTTCTCATAATGGATGACGTTGGGGAAGCTATAAATTTGGATGATGTAGGTGTGCCCCAACTTTCCGCGAGAAGCAAGGTAATTATAACTTCTCGTTTTTTGAGTGTTTGTTGCCAAATGAAAACAGATGTCGAAATGAAGGTTTACACATTGGACGAGGATAAATCTTGGCAACTGTTTGACAAAAATGTGGGAGATATTGTCAATCAGGAGCAAATCTATCCATTGGCAAAGGAAATTGCAAGAGAGTGTGATGGTTTACCTTTAGCAATCATTGTTATTGGATCATCCATGAGAGGGAAGACGAGGGTCGAGCTCTGGAAAGATGCTTTGAAATCACTTAGAATGTCCGAACCTCATAGCAAAGTTGTAGAAGATAAG GATATTGAATTATCCTCAGAGCAAAGAAGCAAACGTGTGAACAAAAAGAGAGGTGATATTCAAAGTTGTTTCTTATATTGCTCCTTATATCCAGCGGCTATTCCAATAGATGATCTCATACAGTGCTGTTGGGCAGAGGGGATCCTCGGTGAACATGACACATATGAAGAAGCCTACAACAGGGGAATCACGTTGATTGAGAGTCTAAAAGATGATTGCTTGCTAGAAGACGCTAAGATGAAGACTGGGTGGAGGGAGGTTGTCCATTATGTTAAGATGCATGACGTAGTTCGTGATGTTTCCAGATGGATAGCTAGTACCTTTGGGGATGAACACACTTCTGTTTTTCAAGCTGGAATTGGGTTGACTGAGGTGTCATCTTCTATCAAGAGAATATCTTTCATAAGCAACAAAACTGAATGTCTAACTGATTGCTTCACGAAATGTCCAAAGACAACATCTTTACTTTTGCAAG TTTGTCAACTACATGCTGTAATACTACAAAATTGTTATTGGCTGAAAGAGTTACCACCTATTGGTAATCTTCACAGTTTGCAAGTGCTCGATTGTGATGATACAATGTTAAGTTGTCTGCCGCATGGAATGGACAATTTGACAAATCTGAGGCTATTAAATATGCCTGTTTCTAATATGAAGAGCATTAGCAAAGGATTTTTCCTCAAATTTCCTAGCATTGAAATGTTAAATATGTGGCGTAGCTGTCTTAGAGCgatttcttttgatgagatatCATCTCTACACAATCTGATATATCTTTTTATTAGAGTGGATAGCTCATCATTTTTCAATAGAGATTACACCTGGATGACTAGATTGAAAAGATTTCACATTAGAGTTGGGGAATATTCACTTTATGCACCATACAACAAGTCAAAAAGGGTGATAAGTGTCTATGAGTGTGATATTTTCAGTAACGGAGAGCTCTCAGTTATGTTGCAGTTTGCTTCAGATTTGTACTTGGAAAAATGCAGGG TGGAAGGAGGAAGTGGACAATTTGACCCTTTGCCAAATCTGGAATACATCGAACTACGTTTCGTAGAAAATTTAAAGAGTGTTTCAGATTTCGGTCAATATTGGGGTCTAAGATTTTCTAAATTACGCCAACTGGTTATCTATCGATGTGAAAGTTTAACATGTCTTTTCAAAGATGGTGGAGCTTGTTCTGTGCCTAAGCACATGGAAGAAATTACAAGAGTTCGGAAGTTAAAGTTGTTTCTCTTACCAGAACTAGGAACGTTGGGGGAGCCACAGAGTATGTGGGAACACTTGGAGGAACTCAATGTGAGCTATTGTGACAGATTAAGGAAGTTGCCTCTCTCTATTCAAACCTCCAACAACATCAAAGTAATAAAGGAGTATCATATTGGTGGAGCCAACTGGAATGGGATGATGATAACTTCAAGTCAAATTTAG